From the genome of Desmospora profundinema, one region includes:
- a CDS encoding isocitrate/isopropylmalate family dehydrogenase, with the protein MIILEEKKSIVVLDGDQTGQELLEEALRVISPDVIGMDIELKHYDLSLENRRQTQNEVVYEAARAMKEAGFGLKAATVTPEEKGDVGSPNAILRKEIDGKVIIRTGRRIPGVVPVAGAFAPISVIRMAVGDAYGAKEWREGDGINEVSYRTESIDRKTCRAVAEYAFRHAKRTKSKVFGGPKYTVSPIYEGMLKEEMDEASKRYPEVPYDPQLIDATYALLLNSPGDPMVIPALNRDGDCLSDMVLQLFGSIAGSESILMSFDDDFNPQVVMAEAPHGTAPTLYKKNIANPMAMILATASLLTHFHENQASAASRAIYEATIEAVREGFRTADLGGSATTSEFTDEVITKVQTKLEVWNNLQM; encoded by the coding sequence GTGATCATCTTGGAGGAGAAAAAAAGCATCGTGGTCTTAGATGGGGACCAGACTGGTCAAGAGCTTCTAGAAGAAGCTCTACGTGTCATTTCCCCTGATGTGATCGGGATGGATATTGAACTGAAGCATTATGATCTCAGCTTGGAGAATCGCCGTCAAACACAAAACGAAGTGGTTTATGAGGCTGCTCGGGCCATGAAAGAGGCCGGCTTCGGATTGAAAGCGGCTACGGTTACTCCGGAAGAAAAAGGGGACGTGGGAAGTCCCAACGCGATTTTACGCAAAGAAATCGACGGAAAAGTGATCATCCGAACAGGCCGGCGCATCCCCGGTGTGGTGCCGGTGGCGGGTGCATTTGCCCCTATCTCTGTGATTCGTATGGCTGTGGGTGATGCATACGGTGCCAAAGAATGGCGGGAAGGGGACGGGATAAACGAAGTTTCCTACCGGACAGAATCGATTGATCGCAAAACCTGCCGCGCGGTTGCAGAGTACGCATTCCGGCATGCCAAACGAACGAAGTCCAAAGTCTTCGGCGGCCCCAAGTATACGGTCAGCCCTATCTATGAAGGGATGCTTAAGGAAGAAATGGATGAAGCGAGCAAACGGTACCCGGAAGTACCGTATGATCCGCAATTGATTGATGCCACATACGCCCTCCTGTTGAACAGCCCCGGTGATCCGATGGTGATTCCGGCTCTCAACCGCGATGGCGACTGCTTGAGCGACATGGTATTGCAACTATTCGGGTCCATCGCCGGTTCCGAGTCCATCCTGATGAGCTTCGACGACGACTTCAACCCACAAGTGGTCATGGCTGAAGCCCCCCATGGAACGGCACCCACACTCTACAAAAAGAATATCGCCAATCCCATGGCCATGATTTTAGCCACTGCTTCCCTCCTGACCCACTTCCATGAAAACCAGGCTTCAGCCGCATCCCGCGCCATCTACGAAGCCACCATTGAAGCCGTGCGTGAAGGGTTCCGCACCGCAGATCTGGGTGGAAGTGCAACCACCTCGGAATTTACCGATGAAGTGATCACCAAGGTGCAGACCAAGTTGGAAGTATGGAACAACCTTCAGATGTGA